From a region of the Sesamum indicum cultivar Zhongzhi No. 13 linkage group LG3, S_indicum_v1.0, whole genome shotgun sequence genome:
- the LOC105157946 gene encoding two-component response regulator-like APRR1 isoform X2, whose product MSKGLKMLKYITRDKQLRRIPVIMMSAEDEVSIVVKCLKLGAADYLVKPLRTNELLNLWTHMWRRRRMLGLAEKNIVNYDFDPVASDPSDANTNSTTLFSDDTDDKSRRNTNPETCASTHQENETNATTTAAPIETATGDPSGCQPDVPGLSDRQRGQISPFPKKSELKIGESSAFFTYVKSSIPKSNNQGKSSVQENAPQNEKFIENVNMVSCQVGTDVRGRENRKSLENHSQADDYTRSNSVPNSFSMERSCTPPVSLDISQQRHSKEFSHAHLRVRSDSPSDVAGCYPHTAYPYYMPGVMNQVTMQSASMYQKNLPDMLNHVNSAVMPQYNHIPQCPPQVPGMASYQYYPFGICLQPGQMAAPHPWPSYGNSSNEGKLSKVDRREAALLKFRQKRKERCFDKKIRYVNRKKLAERRPRLRGQFVRKVNGVNVDLNGQPASADDDEEDEEEYDEEYQSNMDFSPDDDASLCQQ is encoded by the exons ATGTctaaaggactaaaaatgttaaaatatatcaCACGGGACAAACAGTTGCGGCGTATTCCTGTGATCA TGATGTCAGCTGAAGATGAGGTCTCTATCGTTGTCAAGTGTCTGAAACTTGGTGCAGCTGACTATCTTGTGAAGCCATTACGTACCAATGAGCTGTTGAACTTGTGGACACACatgtggaggaggaggagaatg CTTGGGTTAGCTGAGAAGAACATCgtaaattatgattttgatcCGGTTGCATCAGACCCTAGTGATGCTAATACCAACAGCACTACTTTATTTTCGGATGACACAGATGACAAGTCTCGAAGAAATACTAACCCAGAGACATGTGCTTCAACCCATCAGGAGAACGAG ACTAATGCTACCACAACTGCTGCACCTATAGAGACTGCCACTGGGGATCCTTCAGGGTGTCAGCCTGATGTGCCGGGACTAAGTGACAGACAGAGAG GACAAATTTCACCATTTCCAAAGAAGAGTGAGCTGAAGATTGGTGAATCTTCAGCCTTTTTCACGTATGTCAAATCAAGCATACCTAAAAGCAACAATCAAGGGAAGTCTTCTGTCCAGGAAAATGCACCTCAGAATGAGAAATTTATAGAGAATGTTAACATGGTGAGTTGTCAAGTGGGTACTGATGTTAGAGGACGAGAGAACAGGAAGTCCCTGGAAAACCATTCACAAGCTGATGACTATACGAGAAGTAACAGTGTTcccaattctttttctatggAGAGGTCTTGTACTCCCCCTGTATCTCTGGATATCTCCCAACAAAGGCACTCCAAAGAGTTTTCTCATGCTCATTTACGTGTAAGAAGTGACTCTCCCAGTGATGTTGCTGGTTGCTATCCACACACTGCCTATCCTTATTACATGCCCGGAGTAATGAATCAAGTAACAATGCAATCAGCGTCTATGTATCAAAAGAACTTGCCAGATATGCTCAATCATGTTAATTCTGCTGTAATGCCTCAGTACAATCATATTCCACAATGCCCTCCACAAGTCCCCGGAATGGCATCTTATCAATATTACCCATTTGGTATATGCCTACAACCAGGTCAAATGGCTGCGCCACATCCATGGCCGTCGTATGGGAATTCCTCCAATGAGGGGAAGTTGAGTAAAGTTGATCGTAGGGAGGCAGCCTTGCTGAAGTTCAGGCAGAAGAGAAAGGAAAGATGTTTTGACAAGAAGATCAGATATGTCAACCGGAAAAAACTCGCAGAACGTAGACCTCGTCTGAGAGGCCAGTTTGTGAGGAAGGTAAATGGCGTAAATGTGGATCTTAATGGGCAACCAGCTTCAGCAGATGACGATGAGGAAGATGAGGAAGAGTATGATGAGGAATATCAATCTAACATGGACTTTTCACCCGATGATGATGCCTCACTATGCCAACAATGA
- the LOC105157945 gene encoding protein NEN1, with protein MAVTRDDRSEIAFFDVETTVPFRPGQGFAILEFGAVLVCPRKLVELRSYSTLVRPADLSLISSLSVRCNGITKDAVVAAPTFADIADVVYDLLHGRIWAGHNILRFDCARIREAFADINRPAPEPKGTIDSLALLTQKFGRRAGDMKMASLATYFGLGQQTHRSLDDVRMNIEVLKYCATVLFLESSLPDIFTENSWVSPNATTRSRSNGINSMEQTGQNESTESTSVKVETHPVSAPSDNMMEEDHSMRSPVTPKTGEVNLPLIESKPAGDHHFNLAILRDTVTLDAEMEKEPLPGEGMEEEQTGSTSQECSTSLGYERSYSCGDFLEPDDISISSISVSLAAFYRGTQKIQILYQNCPLQLQCTCLKVRFGISTKFVDHAGRPRLSFVVDASPSLCRILDTTDSLAKRLSVDSGSSSEWRPTVTRKPGYYNSPTVRLHLPTVADGEITRWATEIYHKDSSATQRLVFSRFDIVELDSLLTPGNLMDAYFSLDAYDYQQNAGIRLVAKKLIVIQADR; from the exons ATGGCGGTGACGAGGGACGATAGGTCGGAGATAGCTTTCTTCGACGTGGAGACGACGGTGCCGTTCCGACCCGGGCAGGGTTTTGCAATTCTGGAATTCGGAGCCGTTCTGGTCTGCCCCAGGAAGCTTGTGGAGCTGCGTAGTTACTCTACTCTGGTCCGACCCGCCGATCTCTCCCTTAtctcctctctctctgtcCGTTGCAACGGCATTACTAAGGATGCAGTTGTTGCTGCGCCCACTTTCGCTGATATTGCTGATGTAGTTTATGACCTCCTCCACG GGAGGATATGGGCCGGTCATAACATTTTGAGATTTGATTGTGCTCGCATAAGAGAGGcgtttgctgatattaacaggCCAGCTCCAGAGCCCAAAGGAACTATTGATTCGCTAGCTCTATTAACACAAAAGTTCGGAAGGAGAGCTGGTGACATGAAG ATGGCAAGTCTTGCTACATATTTTGGGCTTGGCCAGCAAACACATAG GAGTTTGGATGATGTTCGCATGAATATTGAAGTCCTCAAGTACTGTGCAACAGTCCtgtttttg GAATCCAGCCTTCCAGACATATTTACTGAGAACAGCTGGGTTTCTCCCAATGCTACCACAAGAAGTCGAAGTAATGGAATAAATTCCATGGAGCAGACGGGACAGAATGAAAGTACGGAATCTACAAGTGTCAAGGTTGAAACTCATCCAGTGTCGGCCCCATCAGATAACATGATGGAGGAAGATCATTCAATGCGATCACCTGTGACACCTAAAACTGGTGAAGTAAATTTGCCACTGATTGAATCCAAACCAGCAGGAGATCACCATTTTAATCTGGCAATCTTACGTGATACCGTGACCCTTGATGCTGAAATGGAAAAGGAACCTCTTCCCGGGGAGGGTATGGAAGAAGAGCAAACTGGCTCTACATCTCAAGAATGTTCAACTTCTCTAGGTTATGAGCGTTCCTACAGCTGTGGTGACTTCTTGGAGCCCGATGATATTTCAATATCTTCAATATCCGTCTCCCTTGCAGCCTTTTACCGCGGaactcaaaaaatacaaatattgtACCAAAATTGTCCATTGCAACTTCAATGTACATGCCTGAAGGTTCGCTTTGGAATCAGCACAAAGTTTGTTGATCATGCTGGTCGGCCACGATTGAGTTTTGTGGTGGATGCATCTCCTAGTCTCTGCAGGATTCTGGACACAACTGATAGTCTTGCCAAGAGGTTGTCTGTTGATTCTGGTAGCTCATCCGAATGGCGACCTACGGTAACCAGAAAACCAGGCTACTATAACTCTCCCACTGTCCGATTGCA CCTACCGACTGTAGCAGACGGTGAAATCACCCGATGGGCAACAGAAATATACCACAAGGACAGTTCCGCCACACAGAGACTCGTGTTTAGTAGATTTGACATCGTCGAGCTGGATTCCTTACTCACTCCGGGTAATCTCATGGACGCCTATTTCTCCTTGGATGCCTATGATTATCAGCAGAATGCTGGCATCAGGTTAGTAGCAAAAAAACTGATTGTTATTCAAGCTGATAGATAA
- the LOC105157946 gene encoding two-component response regulator-like APRR1 isoform X1 yields MEKSEIVKSSDGFIDRSRVRILLCDNDERSSEEVFKLLCKCSYQVTSVKSPRQVIDALNAEGPDIDIILSEVDLPMSKGLKMLKYITRDKQLRRIPVIMMSAEDEVSIVVKCLKLGAADYLVKPLRTNELLNLWTHMWRRRRMLGLAEKNIVNYDFDPVASDPSDANTNSTTLFSDDTDDKSRRNTNPETCASTHQENETNATTTAAPIETATGDPSGCQPDVPGLSDRQRGQISPFPKKSELKIGESSAFFTYVKSSIPKSNNQGKSSVQENAPQNEKFIENVNMVSCQVGTDVRGRENRKSLENHSQADDYTRSNSVPNSFSMERSCTPPVSLDISQQRHSKEFSHAHLRVRSDSPSDVAGCYPHTAYPYYMPGVMNQVTMQSASMYQKNLPDMLNHVNSAVMPQYNHIPQCPPQVPGMASYQYYPFGICLQPGQMAAPHPWPSYGNSSNEGKLSKVDRREAALLKFRQKRKERCFDKKIRYVNRKKLAERRPRLRGQFVRKVNGVNVDLNGQPASADDDEEDEEEYDEEYQSNMDFSPDDDASLCQQ; encoded by the exons ATGGAGAAGAGTGAGATAGTGAAGAGTAGTGATGGGTTCATTGACCGGAGTAGAGTAAGGATATTGCTGTGCGATAATGATGAGAGAAGCTCTGAAGAGGTTTTCAAACTTTTGTGTAAATGTTCTTATCAAg TTACTTCTGTGAAGTCACCAAGGCAGGTGATTGATGCGCTGAATGCTGAGGGGCCtgatatagatattattcttTCTGAGGTTGACTTACCTATGTctaaaggactaaaaatgttaaaatatatcaCACGGGACAAACAGTTGCGGCGTATTCCTGTGATCA TGATGTCAGCTGAAGATGAGGTCTCTATCGTTGTCAAGTGTCTGAAACTTGGTGCAGCTGACTATCTTGTGAAGCCATTACGTACCAATGAGCTGTTGAACTTGTGGACACACatgtggaggaggaggagaatg CTTGGGTTAGCTGAGAAGAACATCgtaaattatgattttgatcCGGTTGCATCAGACCCTAGTGATGCTAATACCAACAGCACTACTTTATTTTCGGATGACACAGATGACAAGTCTCGAAGAAATACTAACCCAGAGACATGTGCTTCAACCCATCAGGAGAACGAG ACTAATGCTACCACAACTGCTGCACCTATAGAGACTGCCACTGGGGATCCTTCAGGGTGTCAGCCTGATGTGCCGGGACTAAGTGACAGACAGAGAG GACAAATTTCACCATTTCCAAAGAAGAGTGAGCTGAAGATTGGTGAATCTTCAGCCTTTTTCACGTATGTCAAATCAAGCATACCTAAAAGCAACAATCAAGGGAAGTCTTCTGTCCAGGAAAATGCACCTCAGAATGAGAAATTTATAGAGAATGTTAACATGGTGAGTTGTCAAGTGGGTACTGATGTTAGAGGACGAGAGAACAGGAAGTCCCTGGAAAACCATTCACAAGCTGATGACTATACGAGAAGTAACAGTGTTcccaattctttttctatggAGAGGTCTTGTACTCCCCCTGTATCTCTGGATATCTCCCAACAAAGGCACTCCAAAGAGTTTTCTCATGCTCATTTACGTGTAAGAAGTGACTCTCCCAGTGATGTTGCTGGTTGCTATCCACACACTGCCTATCCTTATTACATGCCCGGAGTAATGAATCAAGTAACAATGCAATCAGCGTCTATGTATCAAAAGAACTTGCCAGATATGCTCAATCATGTTAATTCTGCTGTAATGCCTCAGTACAATCATATTCCACAATGCCCTCCACAAGTCCCCGGAATGGCATCTTATCAATATTACCCATTTGGTATATGCCTACAACCAGGTCAAATGGCTGCGCCACATCCATGGCCGTCGTATGGGAATTCCTCCAATGAGGGGAAGTTGAGTAAAGTTGATCGTAGGGAGGCAGCCTTGCTGAAGTTCAGGCAGAAGAGAAAGGAAAGATGTTTTGACAAGAAGATCAGATATGTCAACCGGAAAAAACTCGCAGAACGTAGACCTCGTCTGAGAGGCCAGTTTGTGAGGAAGGTAAATGGCGTAAATGTGGATCTTAATGGGCAACCAGCTTCAGCAGATGACGATGAGGAAGATGAGGAAGAGTATGATGAGGAATATCAATCTAACATGGACTTTTCACCCGATGATGATGCCTCACTATGCCAACAATGA